The Arachis duranensis cultivar V14167 chromosome 9, aradu.V14167.gnm2.J7QH, whole genome shotgun sequence genomic sequence AATACAAagaatgcataattaaaaaattacaagcAAAGATGTGAATATCTTTTATCACAATGAAGAAAATGTACAAGTTCAAAGTATACTATGTAACAGAATCTCCTCATTTTATGTAACTACGGTAAACaatgaataaaataatgaatttaatgAAATCTAtctgatttaattaaatttaatgaaatctatataatttaattaaatttaacgaacaaaatatttaatttcatgaaaagtttctcattttatatcctttttttttggtttatacTAAATTTAATGGACACTTCTATCTACTTTGGATTTTTATATACTACTAGAGAAGTCCCAGTGCATCTCACGGATATGATAAATTTAATggaaaatatttaatactaaaatattagTAGATTAAGTACTTAATATaaactttttatattaaattagatcataagaataaaaatatgtaattttactttttaacacattgcaatatataaaataaaattaaaaatatgatttaattataataaatactttatagtataattatataatgaAGTGGTgatcaaaataatttaatattaaagtcCCATACAAGAAAGTTTATGAATCAACAAcacaaacactaaaaaatcgaATGCTAAGATATAATCAAGTTTTCATTACAATAAtaaacttgattttttttttcaaatcatcaaaattatacaaaataattcCATAATTTCcattattgtttaatttttacatttttttccaAAACTCTTATGTACCAAATTCattattctttttcaatttttctccttttataaaaaaaaaggaagatacTTTTGAAACCTTTAGTATCCAAAACTAAAATACTGAAAAACAGTTGaaagtaaaaaatgaataaaaataaattattagattcAACTAAACAAAATTgctataagataaaaatgattaTCCTTTGTTGATCCTCATTATGACATGTTGTATTGGACATTATCTTACTCTTAATTATGATATATTCTTTATTAACTATTCTATTTATAATCCTACAGAATAAGTAACTTATTATAAAGGCAACAATTGAAATCAGCATTAAcataactatatttttattttttttattgcttaATGTATTTCATATAAGTAAAATTGGAAGGCCTTTTTTTTCCTCGGGCCTCAACAATTCAATTCTCTAATACTAGATGTTATCTACCAAAACAACAAGCAAGTGGtatttttggttaaaaaacATGAGGAAACCCAAACCCCAAAAAACCAGATGATGCAACTGCCCTAACCTAGCTGTATTAGACAAACCTGCATTGATTCAATTGAACTTCAGTGCGTTGTGCGTGCTGTGAGCAACACATTTGTTTCTCTATTCGAGATTCACTTCTTATTCTAAGGACAAAATTCCCATACCATGTTTTATCCTCATAATTATCTAGCACGGCCATTACAGAAAATCATGGCAAGTGGCAACCCTATTCGGCGCCACAACACTCAGGCCATGTCGATCACCACGGATGGCAACAGGTTGAACCTAGACCAGTGGATGTGACAAGAGAACATGGGCACAAATACGGGGAAGGATTTGCCGTGGATCATTCATGGGAGTTGGGTTTCTCATccttaatttaaagaaaaaaattaattgttataGGTTATGGCCTTTCAAGTGAAAGCCATCTAACTGTTCCGGAGATGTTTCAAGGCTCGATTTCAATGCATTATATGTAGCCCTGAGATGGCAGAAGTTCTTATACGCTGACTTGATTGTACACAGGTATAATGGGTATATCAAACACCAACTACAATTCCATTCTGCACATCAACGATGATTTTCAAGAGGTCAAGGATTTTCGCAAGAGGTATTTTAATTTCGGACTCATACCTTATTTTACCAGTGAGTAGCTCGACATGTATACAACTTTCACATTTTGTATACTGGTACACTTCCAGTGTCATAATATCAGGTGTACCTGCTGCAACTCAAGTTTCTCAAATACCGGGAGAGCCGACATATTCACTCGAAGAGGACCTACTTAACCATTCCATTTATAAGCCCATCTCCGAGCTGAAGGATTCAATTGAGGTGCACATGCATTCAATCATTGTTGTCTCCAGACCCTGgttttagttatatataataaatatcataaattGATATATGTAATGAATTGCTAGATTATTAGATTACTAGATTAATATAACCAAACATGCAGAATGGGCTCTTTGTCACTATTGGCACGGTTATATCCATTGATCCTAAGAATGGGTGGTGGTACAAAAGTTGCAAGCATTGCTTCCATTCTTTACAAGAAGCCGAGAACTCATACCACTGTGCTACGTGTGAGACATACCCATCGTCTCACACTCCAAGGTATATCTTATCATAATTTGTTTACATGTTCTGCATTAATGTCCTACTTTCTATCTGGATACAAGTCATGTTATGGTATGCAGGTTTAGCATAAACATGCGAGTTGCTGATGAGACCGATACGGCTTCTTTCCTACTGTACGATAAGGAGGCGTCCAAATTCCTTGGTATATCCGCATCTGATCTCAgactcgcacaactaaccagggTATTATGCATTTTTTCCGGCTTTGAATCTTCTTTATCACACACTTTCTTGAAGCCATTGTAATTTCTGTTTTGCATCTGTAGGGTGGAGTTAACGAGGAATATCCAATAGAGCTTAACTCACTGATGGGAAAGAAATTTCTGTTCAAAGTATCTGTCAAAATGGAAGATCTTAATGCATTCCAACCATGTAGGATAATTGTTACTAAGCTCTGTGCGGACAACTCTGTTATCACAAAATTTACTGCGAAGACTAGCTTTGACGAGGTTACAAAATCCTATTAATCTTCCGTGTTTGTCTTTGTATTTGAGTTGTATGTTTAATTTGCCTATGCCATGCAGCACAATATGGGTATGGAGAACTCTGAACTGCTGAGCATGAACACTGACTCTGCTGAGACCCCAAAGGTACAAATGCAGAACAAATATTTCTCTACATCTGTTATACATACATCATGTTTAAAACATGTGTTATAGCAACCCGTTTGGATTTTCAGGGTACAACCTCTCCCTCTGTTGAGACTTTATCCCAGGGAACAAATGATGGATTCTCAACTCCAAATGATAAAATTATCACTGGTGGGTGGTCTAAGAAGCTGATCGACGTGTACCCCGATTCTGCCcgtgcatcatcatcatccaaaTGCAGGAAAGTGACAGAGGGTGCCACTGCAACCATTGTCGAGATTCATGATGAGTAGTGTCATTTCTATGTAATAAACTAATCTAGGCCTTAGCGGTTGCACCGACGGACCAGATTGTGTGTCTAATATATAATGATTACCTAAGTTTTGTCGTTGGATCTTCTGTATCCAGCTTTGTGGTTTGCCTTATGCTATGTCATTAGCTTGAATAATGTATGGTTGACTTATACCAACCATTAATGTTTTCGGTTGGCTTGGTGTGTGTCTATGTAGTCAAAGCAGACGTGATCTCCATGAGACCGTTTTGCTTCTTATGTCTTCATTTCAAGTTCAATGAAATCAGGCAAGGCCATCGAGGAACTTGTTTTTCGATTTCCTTTATTacaatacatttttttaattgttttatccTTCAGATCTGTTCGAATTGCGTCAAAtaagaattgaatttttttaggcGTTATGTGTGCATGTTCCGGAAAGAACACAAGTCCTTCAAAATTCAAGGCTAATACTGATTTTTCAGAAAATTTATGgattaagttaaaaaaaaactaatttcagttaaaaataacttttgatAAAATATATCCATGTTCTCTTCAAAATAACTAGTTTTTTGAATACTAGAAAGAAGGAGACCATGAATCTTATTTATCCAAATATCATCTTTTTTAGaagttttattattaattgagGATAACAAAAAATTGTTCATTCGGCCCCGACAGGGTCCATTCAAGAAAGGATCATATAGTTTAGGTaagttttttgtttgagtctctTCATTGCATAATCTAATTCGTTTTTGGAATATATCCAATGGTATAAATTCCTTATCTAGAACTTCCGCCCTGTTTAGAATTTCATtgcttagttttttttttcttcattttgagagttccaataattattcaattcatCATAGAAGATTTTTTCTCTTGTTAAAGAGTCTATTCTTTTTTCCATCATTTGTAGAAAAGTCGACAAATTGGGTGGATAGGCAAAAGATATTCTTTCTTTTCCATCATTTTGACATGTATCAAAAAAGAATTGTGACATATCATTTCGTACAACATTTTCAAATCGAGCGTTTTTTATATATCGTAACGGCCGCTTCCATCGTCTAAAATCGAAAAAAATCGTTACAAGGGATTTCTTCGATACCAATATCTTGTTACAAGGGATTTCTTCGATACTAATATCTTTTTATCTGCGGTTTCGttgattttctttgaattcttaCCCTTCCTTGCAAACATGACAGTCAGGTTTTGGATCACATAATGCAATTTACTAATTCAATACAAATCCAGTTGTATACTAATCAGCCTAGTCTATAGTTATAATGAAAAGAGATTACGAaggtaatttttctttaaaattctagtttaaaaactaatttaatatgtaattttacacatttatattcttatataaatttgttaattttttgtatgaaatattttttgcaaaattttcaCTTTAGTTTACATTTCTCCTATCATATATTTATTGTAATTAAACCGTTATCTTAatcttaatttttatgtttttacaattttcttaaaaattaaattagataattttattCCTAAGAcctaacttaaaataaaaaatctatctTTAATTAGCTATCCTAACAATAGCTTAATATTACctgatttttattaaaattagcatACCCGTACACCGCACGGGGCACTTCAAGTTCAAAACACCTCCAGTGGCACAATAATCAACTTATGCTATAGGTATAATGAATCAATTACAAAATACATTGTGTGCAAACGTGGCTATCCTATCCATCCCTTATTCAATGGAGTGGCGGTGACATGTCACAATTTCAAACGTGCACAAATTGTGTTAATCCTACCACTTTCCATACCTTTAGCAAGTTAAAATCTGAATGACAAATTAGTGATAATAAACTGCTGGGAAATTTCAAGATGCTAC encodes the following:
- the LOC107466248 gene encoding uncharacterized protein LOC107466248 translates to MGTNTGKDLPWIIHGSIMGISNTNYNSILHINDDFQEVKDFRKSVIISGVPAATQVSQIPGEPTYSLEEDLLNHSIYKPISELKDSIENGLFVTIGTVISIDPKNGWWYKSCKHCFHSLQEAENSYHCATCETYPSSHTPRFSINMRVADETDTASFLLYDKEASKFLGISASDLRLAQLTRGGVNEEYPIELNSLMGKKFLFKVSVKMEDLNAFQPCRIIVTKLCADNSVITKFTAKTSFDEHNMGMENSELLSMNTDSAETPKGTTSPSVETLSQGTNDGFSTPNDKIITGGWSKKLIDVYPDSARASSSSKCRKVTEGATATIVEIHDE